TTTGACGACTTCAAGCCGTCTTTAGCCTTTGTTTAATCTTTACGATGTGTTCGGTCATCTCGTGGATGATCTCGACACCAGTCAATTGTCGGtcacccacttcactccaacaaattggcgATCTGCATTTTCACCCATAGGGTGTCTCAAACGGTGTGGCTCTctatacttgaatggtagctgttattatatgaaaactcagctaatggtagGAATCGGTCCCATcccttaccaaaatcaataacacaggctCATAACATATCTTCAAGCATTTGAATTGTTCTCTCGCTTTGTCAATCTATTTGAGGATAGtaagcggtactcatgtctaattgCGTCCCTAAAGCTTCCTATAAAGATTttcaaaatctagaagtaaaacggcTATCACGATTTGAAATAATAGAAACAGGCTCACCATTCCTTTAAATACAACTGAGCGAGcttttccatcttgtcagtttctttCATCTGTAAAAAGTGAACTAATTTgctgagacggtcaacaataacccaaatcgtatcatctCCACTCGCAGTTTTACGCgtcttcgtaatgaagtccatggtaatctgTTCCCACTTCCACTCAGGAATTTCAGACTGTTGCAGTAGTCTAGAAGGTTTTTAGTTCTTATCATTAACCTTAGAGCAAGGCAAGCACATGCCCACATAGGTAGCAATATCCGCCTTCATTTCAAGACAACAATATAGCATTTttaaatcatggtacatcttgtcAGCGcccgggtgaatcgaataccttgtcttatgtgcctcctcAAGCACTAGTTTTCTCACTCCAATTCTTGGCACTCAAATTCTTTTGGCGAAGTAACGAGTTCCATCTCCTTTAATTTCTAACTGCTTGTTTAAACCCGTAAGAGATTCCTCCTTCATATTCACTTCTTTTAGCGCTTCGAGTTGGGCATCTCGGATTTTTGTAGTCAAGTTTGTATGGACAATCAGATTCAAAGCTCTAACTCGTAAAGGTTTAGCCCTTTTTCGGCTTAGGGCATCGACCACCACATTCGCTTTACCAGGGTGATATCGTATGtcgcaatcgtaatcattcaataactcgacCCAACATTGTTGCctcatgttgagttgcttctgGTTCAGAATATGCTACAAACTCTTATGATCAGTAAAGATGGTacacttggttccataaagatagtttcTCCACATACTAAGTGCGAAGACCACAACACCAAGTtttagatcatgtgtggtgtagttctattcgtgaatcttcagttgatgggaggcgtaagcaatgaccttTTGTCGTTGAATCAAGACATAACCAAAACCTTGGCGGGATGTGTCACAGTATATGACAATGTCATCATTCCCTTTTGGTAAGGAAAAAATAGGAGGATATGTTAACTTCTATTTCAGAAGTAGAAAAGCAAACTTGTGAATATTAGACCATTCATATTTCTTGTCTTTGTGAGTCAAGGCAGTCAACGGTCCTGCAATCGTAGAAAAACCTTCAATGAATCTCATTTAATAaacagcaagacctaagaattgtcaCACTTGGTTTGGTATCTTAGGTGTTTCCCAGTTTCTAATAGAGTCAATCTTGGTTGGGACTACTTGTATCCCTTGGCTACTAACCacgtgaccaaggaattgtacttttggtagccaaaactcgcacttcaaAAACTTCGCGTACAATTGTTCATTTTCGAGTAGTTCTAACAGTAGtctcaaatgttgctcatgttcctcttTACTCTTCGAGTATACCAAGatttcatcgatgaacacgatcatAAAATTGTTCATAtagggcttgcatacacgattcatgaggtccatgaatactgcAGAAGCATTTGTAAACCCGAATGCCATCACtaggaattcgtaatggccataacgagttgtAAACGCTGTCTTTGAGATATCTTCactcttcaccctcaattggtgataaccagatctcaaatcaatcttcaaatTACAGATGATCCTGacagttggtcgaatagatcgtcAAACCTTGGTAGAAGATACGTGTTCTTGATAGTCAACTTTTTTAGCtcgcgatagtcgatacacatttgCAGGGATCCATGCTTATTTTTGACAAAGAGAATGAGAGCTCTCCATGGAAATGAGCTTGGTAGGATGTAACATTTATCCAACAATTCTTGCAAATGGTTGGAAAAGTCTTTTAATTCTGATGGTGCCAATCTTTATGGTGATCGGGTAACAGGTGTTGCTCCGGGTACGAGATCAATTTGAAACTCTACCGATCTATGAGGTGGAAGACCATGTAGTTCTTTGGGGAAAACATTTGGGAATTCTCTAACGCTTGGTACATCTTCAATTTGCTGTTCTTTGGTTTCTAtctttttcacatgtgctaggatagcatgatAGCCTTTTCTCAGATATTTTTGTGCCATGATGCACGAAATCAGGTTAAGTTTTACAATATTTTTATCCCCAAAAACTGTCAAATTTTCTCCACTATCAAGGGGTATACGTGTTTTTTCTTGTAACACATGACTTCGGCTCTATTCTTAGACAACCAGTCCATTCGTATTACTACGTCAAAGCTTCGTAATTCAATAGGCATCATGTCCAACAAAAATGGTTTTCCTTCTAAAAGTTAAGTACAGTATTTATGATTTTATCAGCCTTCATAAGCTTATCGTTCACCAGTTCAATAAAGTGCTTAGTGTCTGTGGGTACATGGGTTTTATCAAGCATGCAACAAGATTCTATGGATACGAAACCTCTGTTGGCACCACATTCAGACAGTACTGAAATAATGTGATTGTTTAGAAGAAACGTATCATTAACCAAGTCAGGGTCCATATGAGCCTGGTGAGCATTGATATTAAAAGCTCTACCTCTTCCTTTCTCTGGCCCCTTCTTGTTTGGGCATTCATTTCTACAGTGCCCCTTCTGACCGCACTCATAACACGTCTTAGCGGCACCAGTATTAGTAGCAGGAGTATTTGCGGTACCAGGAGTCTTTTCCCAGCAGTTTTTGGCCAGGTGTCCCATTTTCTTACACTTTCCTCAAGTCACAGTGCATCTTCCCTCATGATGCTTCTCGCACCTTGAATAATAAGGCGCCTTTCCTTGATATCCCTTTCCAGAAACTTCCTGCTTTTTGGATGACTGGGAGTTAGAATTTCCACTCCACTTTCTTTTACTATCTCTTGATTTTCCTTCAACAGCAGCACGTTGATTAATTTGATCCATGAGATCATTTGCTAAATTAATGGTCTCTTGCAATGTTTGGTGTTTGGAATAATGAATGTTAGCTTGAATATTTTTAGAAAGACTGTTAATATAACGGTCGATTTTCTTCCTTTCAGTTAGAACCATAGCAGGACACATCATAACCAATTCCAAAAAGTGGTTGGTATAAGTAGTAAGATCAGTCCCAACAACCTTTAAGTTCCATAACTCTgtctccatcttttggatttcattATCGGGGTAGTACTCAGCAATCATAAGGGTTTTGATATCTTACCAAGGGGTGGCATAAGCAACATTGATACCTTTAGCTTTGCAAACTGAGTTTCACCAGGTCAAAGCTCTATCTTGTAGTGTGCAAGTAGCAAACTTTACACACTCGGCTTTGGCACAGTTACTAATATGAAACACTgactccaacttctcaaaccaatgGGTTAGACCAACTGGTCCTTCAGTCTCTTTGAAAATCAATCGCTTGCAAGCCATAAATTCCTTATAGGTGTAACTTTGTCAAATGTAATATAGTATTAAGTAAGTTGAGGTTCATCCCAAGAGAACGAGTGGATTCAGAAGATAtaagtttgattttgagttttgattAACAAagaaatatgaaataaataaattgCAAGTAAATAAATTAAAGGaataaacaatattaaataaaacacGTGCTTGAACATTTCACACCTTGCTCACAATTGCATTTGAAATTAAGATTAACTCATATTTAATGAAGACCTAAGAATAACTAATCCAAGACTAGTTGATCAGGTTAATTCTTGAATAGATGTCTAGATTCACTGCATGTTTAAGACCTGATAGAAGGTTTATGTGATTAATCAAACTCTGattatagttactagctataaCCCCCACAGTTATAATAATCTGATTCATCATGTTTATGATTACTAAGTTTAACcctagtgatgttctagttaaaactTAATAGTAATTGTTGTTATTTAAATCAAACTATTTAAACACTGGTATTTTAATCAGACATAAGATATAATAGCTAATCTAGAGATCATGTCGAATTTAATATTTTTTGAAAAATGGATAAAGTCAGCGGCTTGGTCAAAAAAGCCGGCGGCTTCGTTGACGTTGTTGGATATTTTCGCCGAATACTGTTTTAATTTATCTGAGATTAAATCTAAATAAAACTGCATAATAATAGAATGAAGCTGACGGCTCTGGTATATGAAGTCAGCGGCTTCATACACCAGATTCATCTTTCTGATTTGTTTCATGCAATTCGACTGTTTAAGCAATGTTCACAAGGTGTAACATTAGTTCAAGCACATGTAAGGCTATTAGCCCATAACTAAAGTAAGAACAATAAATAAAAGACAAGAATAATTGAAAGAACTCATACGGACATAAAGGAATTGAAAGCAAAGGATTGACTGAATAACTTGAATATTGTTGATAAATAAAAACCCTAACAAATTCGTTATTTGTCTCTGAATGCAGAGTACAATAGAAAACTCACGCCTAAAACTGAACTCCAGACCTTAATTTATAGTTTCAGTAACCGTCACCACAAGCAGACGACTTGGGTGTGAAGCTGGAGGCTTCCAATTAACTTGGAGTAGGGCCTACGTTAAACGTGTTCTTGAAGCATACGTCGATATCTCATGTGTAACTTTAGCCGACGGCTTGATTTCTTCCAGATCAAGATGAGAATATTTTCCAATATTAACTTGAACTTGGGCAACAAGATCAATTAACTGCGTAACATAAGCTGGTGGCTTCATTGTGAATCCGGCGGCTTGATTCTTTTTTTTCTTGGTCACCAAGTTCTTCACTTTCTGTGATCAATTCTGGAACTTTCTGGATTCTGGTGAGGAAGCCGGCGGCTTTAGTGCCCTTATGCCGGCGGCTTCATCAAGTTTTCTGCAACTTTTTtattgtttttgatcctgtttaatacataacttaaacaaaatattaaaaataccctTTTACAcaattttacccattttagtgtttttaagtattaaaatggctttaaaataccaagataactccttaaaaggTTATGAAAaacctgtataatttaggagttatcaaataccccacacttaagcTTTTACTTATCCTcaagtaaatatttaattaaattatgtcAATATTCCCAACGTTCATTATCTTTTAGAACCTTTCTTATTTCGTATCAAAAGAAACATAATAACTGGGTAACATAATACAGAGTTGGTTTAATAGGTAGTCATGACACATATAAAATTGGTGTAAACGCCAAAGTAAAATGCAAAGTCAAGTTGGCCctcattgggactcttttgctgcctcattggtcaatgcttattatgccatatggtagtgactATAAGTTTTCAATCATTTCACAACATTTGGCGTTtacttcttatcttaaacaagtaatcctaTCTTGaatttgagagtagttctattagctttaagattaagttagtgaaaagacataagtttgactaagaatttatactttcaaAAATAATAGGATTAGAAAAGGGACTTTGGTTTAATAAGGGCGTTCTAACGGCTAAAGTTTCTAAGGTAACTATTTGTTTCTAGTACTTTATGCATTCAAGTGCTAGCGACCTGGGTACTGGCTTACAAAAG
The window above is part of the Rutidosis leptorrhynchoides isolate AG116_Rl617_1_P2 chromosome 1, CSIRO_AGI_Rlap_v1, whole genome shotgun sequence genome. Proteins encoded here:
- the LOC139893595 gene encoding uncharacterized protein, yielding MGHLAKNCWEKTPGTANTPATNTGAAKTCYECGQKGHCRNECPNKKGPEKGRGRAFNINAHQAHMDPDLVNDTFLLNNHIISVLSECGANRGFVSIESCCMLDKTHVPTDTKHFIELVNDKLMKADKIINTSRSHVLQEKTRIPLDSGENLTVFGDKNIVKLNLISCIMAQKYLRKGYHAILAHVKKIETKEQQIEDVPSVREFPNVFPKELHGLPPHRSVEFQIDLVPGATPVTRSP